A genomic window from Silene latifolia isolate original U9 population chromosome 11, ASM4854445v1, whole genome shotgun sequence includes:
- the LOC141614447 gene encoding putative F-box protein At1g32420: protein MRKQKRNKLPTTKLPQEICLEILVKLPIKAILRFRCVSKLWCSLIDDPHFTSTHLKNQHKLQDESRLLVLEPHEMCDRNQLGAIRRSDTFRRMSKHEFGIDWSIHYHATGYINGVLCVKKYITAEVLPVQIFLWNPSIRKALEIPLPRAAKSKAIIDNIDCAFGFDPITNDYKIVASLYIRGEHHFPKFVEIYTLSKNSWKFFEKEKYPILWDKYRPKAYLNGLIYWMGIDLLENTPKGKFSHLVSFNVDKEALNYIDLPDCEIFDDPDHERFPIVLDQSIAIMDIYPKYTSIWAMRENSWFKRYTINLQLFQKCVFLKSDGNLLHRGEQGGMSSYNLESTEVKGISKSYKVVPYFTSAYMESLVLLNGFDDRNVFTFPNGEKNFTCKFK, encoded by the coding sequence ATGAGGAAGCAAAAGAGAAACAAATTGCCTACAACAAAACTACCACAAGAAATATGTCTTGAGATTCTTGTTAAATTACCAATCAAAGCAATATTAAGATTTCGATGTGTTTCAAAATTGTGGTGCTCACTCATTGATGACCCACATTTCACTTCAACCCACCTTAAAAATCAGCACAAACTTCAAGATGAATCTCGCTTACTAGTGTTAGAGCCACATGAGATGTGTGACCGAAATCAATTGGGTGCGATTCGCCGGAGTGACACATTTAGAAGGATGTCTAAGCATGAATTCGGTATTGATTGGTCTATCCATTACCATGCCACCGGTTACATTAACGGCGTGCTTTGCGTCAAGAAATACATAACAGCAGAAGTGCTACCAGTTCAAATTTTTCTTTGGAATCCTTCGATTAGGAAAGCTTTAGAAATTCCTCTTCCTCGAGCAGCAAAATCAAAAGCAATAATTGATAATATTGATTGCGCCTTTGGTTTTGATCCGATTACAAATGACTACAAGATTGTAGCAAGCTTATATATCCGTGGTGAGCATCATTTCCCTAAATTTGTTGAGATATATACCCTTAGCAAAAACTCATGGAAATTTTTCGAAAAGGAGAAATACCCAATTCTTTGGGACAAATACCGTCCAAAGGCTTACCTTAATGGGCTTATATATTGGATGGGTATTGACTTGCTAGAAAATACTCCAAAAGGTAAGTTTTCTCATCTTGTGTCATTTAATGTGGATAAAGAGGCATTAAACTATATCGATTTGCCGGATTGTGAAATTTTTGATGATCCGGATCATGAACGatttcctatcgttttggacCAATCAATTGCCATAATGGATATCTATCCTAAATATACTAGTATTTGGGCAATGAGGGAGAATTCTTGGTTCAAGAGATATACTATTAACTTACAATTGTTTCAAAAGTGTGTATTTCTAAAGAGTGATGGTAACTTGTTGCATCGTGGAGAACAAGGAGGTATGAGTTCATATAACCTTGAAAGTACGGAAGTTAAAGGTATTTCAAAGAGTTACAAAGTTGTCCCTTATTTCACCAGTGCTTACATGGAAAGCCTGGTGTTGCTTAATGGTTTCGATGATAGAAATGTATTCACTTTTCCTAATGGAGAAAAGAATTTTACTTGCAAATTCAAATGA